From a region of the Punica granatum isolate Tunisia-2019 unplaced genomic scaffold, ASM765513v2 Contig00406, whole genome shotgun sequence genome:
- the LOC116190253 gene encoding UPF0481 protein At3g47200-like: protein MEETSIIIIDKLRQLPPAKPKSYIFKVHHELCAANKEVYEPVLVSIGPYYHYKRKSQLQYMEQHELRCLNDLLTRKEEQGVATRSDQIRKYLGVLEGLEDKARGYYADPVDLKKNDFLEMLLLDGCFIIELFRKADWSRNEEERETDPLFEADWVAASLGRDLTLLENQIPFIVLLELYSMIGDRPDPLDLIKMAVSYLPVPDTLPSGILNREKLSDIKHILDLVRKLMLVEEILEMKDKSASTESTSGSVKKYILDLVRKFRLVKEILERTDESATSVSIKKYKYSATELRELGVRFKGVKKSKFYNITFENGFLEIPVIQIEDGTEGLFRNLIAYEEHYVGENKYVGDYMSFMDGLVNKPKDVELLRHRGIIESFMGDDEVVAAMFNNMCKHRILSNYY, encoded by the coding sequence ATGGAGGAGACCTCGATTATTATCATTGATAAACTGCGTCAGTTGCCTCCTGCTAAGCCAAAGAGTTATATATTTAAGGTTCATCACGAACTATGTGCTGCGAATAAAGAGGTGTACGAGCCTGTGTTGGTTTCGATTGGACCATACTATCATTATAAACGCAAGAGTCAACTTCAATATATGGAACAACATGAGTTGCGCTGCCTAAACGATCTGCTTACACGAAAGGAGGAGCAAGGAGTCGCAACCAGATCTGACCAAATAAGGAAGTATCTTGGGGTTTTGGAAGGATTGGAAGATAAGGCTCGTGGTTACTATGCGGATCCCGTCGATCTTAAGAAAAATGACTTCCTAGAAATGTTGTTACTGGATGGCTGCTTTATCATTGAGCTGTTCCGTAAAGCTGATTGGAGTCGTAATGAAGAGGAAAGAGAAACGGACCCTCTCTTTGAAGCTGATTGGGTAGCTGCGTCCTTAGGGAGGGATTTAACGCTACTTGAAAATCAAATTCCATTCATTGTTCTGCTGGAACTTTATTCTATGATTGGTGATCGGCCTGACCCGCTCGACCTTATTAAAATGGCAGTGAGTTATCTCCCAGTACCTGATACATTACCTTCAGGGATATTAAATCGAGAGAAACTCAGCGATATTAAGCATATTTTGGATCTTGTCCGCAAGTTGATGTTGGTTGAGGAGATCTTGGAAATGAAAGATAAAAGTGCCTCGACAGAATCCACTTCTGGGAGTGTCAAAAAGTACATTTTGGATCTTGTCCGCAAGTTCAGGCTGGTTAAGGAGATCTTGGAAAGGACAGATGAAAGTGCCACTTCTGTTAGTATCAAAAAGTACAAATATTCTGCCACAGAGCTGCGTGAATTAGGAGTTAGATTCAAGGGTGTGAAGAAAAGCAAGTTTTATAATATCACATTTGAAAATGGGTTTTTAGAGATTCCAGTCATCCAAATAGAAGATGGTACAGAAGGGCTATTTCGAAATTTAATCGCATATGAAGAACATTATGTCggagaaaataaatatgtagGAGACTACATGAGTTTCATGGACGGTCTGGTAAATAAACCAAAGGATGTTGAGCTGCTTCGGCACCGCGGGATAATCGAAAGCTTCATGGGTGATGATGAAGTTGTCGCTGCCATGTTCAACAATATGTGTAAACATAGGATCCTGTCGAACTACTACTAA